The following is a genomic window from Clostridium sp..
GTTTGTTTTTCATTATATGTACCTCCTATTATTATGTATTTTAAACAGTAGATTGCTTTAAGCAATCTACTGTTTTTTGAATATTTATTAATAATTATATCACTTAATTACAAAAGATTCATATTTTTTTCATTCTTGAAATTTCAAACTTGTCTAGCAACTCCCAACATTATCCTTTACATCTTTTTTTTCTTCCCTTGTAAAAATACTTACATCCAGATTTTTCTTATTTCCAAGTAATATCAATAAGCTCAGTACTATACCAACAGCAAGTCCCCAAGCAGCACCTCTTGCAACTATTACAGCCGCCATTATACCTGCAATTCCAAGATCATTCATGGTACGTGACTTTAGTATACCTATCCTTACAGAAACGTATCCCTGTATCAACATGGTAAGAGCCAGTGCTATATTTAAAACAGGAGTAACCAAAGTAACTATAGGCATGAGAAAATATCCTGTCAAAGTTCCGAATCTGAATGATCCTGCACCGCCGTTCACTGAATCCATTGCCTTTCTCCCATGTTTATATCTATCGCATACAACAACCTGCATAGCAGCCCATAACGGTCCGCACATGGTTATATCCGGTCCTATAATAGACATAAGGCAATTACGAAGTCCAAATATCAAATGTGTTCTATTAGGATTATAGTCTATCAATTCATCTGGACGGGATTTTGCTGCATCTTCGAGAAGTGCCTGTGCCTGTATCATTTCACCAAACAATATTACATAAGCTGAAAATACCATAGGTATAGCTTGAACAAACATCTTGGCCGGTGGAAAACCTATGGACCAGAACGTCCAATTACTCCATAATTCTCCGAATGAAGGATTTGAAAATCCCCATTTAATAGTCGGCCATACAGTCTCTCCAACAAGTGGGCCCACCAAAACTGCCAATAAAACACATGGTAAAACTCCTAAATTTGAAATAACCTGAAAAACTTTATTCTTGTTCCTCAAACTTTTAAAATGGTTTGAGAACAGAAGATAAAATGCAAGACCTATACAAATTATAATTGCCCAGGGATACTTTTCGAAATGTCCCCCCTTGCCAAATACTGTATTTACAGCAGCAAGACCTGCTCCCATGATTATACCCGCCTGCATGCAATTAGGTATCAGTGTAATAACTTTTTTACCTAATCCTGTAATTCCAAGAACTGCTGCAAAAACACCAAGACTTAATTCAAATGCAATAAGTGCCTGTACTCTTTGAGGCCCCAAGGGGAATTCGCTGACATACAACATTAAAAGCGGTATGGCAGGAGTAACCCATCCAGGTACAACTGGGTCACCAAGCAAAACATGAGTACAATAGAGTACTCCATTGAGGGTAACAATAGCCAATGCAACTTCAAATGGCATTCCCAAGTACTGCTGGAGCATGGGAATTGCTCCAAGACAGACGGCACACATTAGAAGTCCCTGAATATAATCTGGAAGTTCAAATCTGTAATGAACTCCTGGAATACGTATTTTGAAAGGGCCTGCCGGTATATATGGTTGTTCTTTTCCATATTCTCTTTTATAAGCCATATAAATTTTCTCCTTTTTTGAATTTTAATTAAATTTTACAATTAAATCTTTTTTCAAATTCTTCTTCTAACGATTCTCTAAAATCGGGATATGCAATATTTATCAATGCTCTGGCTCTATCCTTCAAGGTCTTCCCTCTGAGATGTGCGATACCATATTCTGTAATTATATAATCCACTTCATTTCTGGAAGTTGTAACAGCTGCACCTGTATCGAGCAGTGGAACTATCCTTGAAACCTTTCCATGTGATGCAGTGGAAGGTATTGCTATAATGGATTTTCCATCTTCGGCCATATCAGTTCCCCTTACAAAATCGACCTGACCTCCAACACCACTTATCTGCTTTAATCCTATACTTTCGGAACATACCTGTCCCATTAAATCAACCTGAACACAGGAATTTATTGAAACCATCTTGCTGTTTTTCATAATTACAAGCGGATTGTTAACATAATCTACAGGATAAGTTTCAACCATGGGATTATTGTCTACAAAATCATACAGCTTCCTTGTACCCATGAGGAATGTTACAATTATCTTTCCAGGATGAAGAGTCTTCCTGCTGTTGTTGATAACACCTGCTTCCACCAGTTCAACTACACCATCCGATATCATCTCGGAATGTATGCCGAGATCTTTTTTGTCCTTTAAAAACATCAGTACTGCATCTGGAATGGCGCCTATACCAAGCTGAAGTGTAGAACCATCTTCAATAAGCGATGCACAGTATCTCCCTATGGATTTCTCAACTTCTCCAAGCTTGGCCGGTTTTAATTCTATAAGTGGATGTGAAACTTCCACCATATAATCAATATTTGATACATGTATGAAAGAATCGCCAAGTGTCCTTGGCATATTTTTGTTGACTTCCGCAATTACCAGCTTTGCACTCTCTGCAGCAGGTTTTGTGTAATCGTTTGAAACTCCAAAACTGCAGTAGCCGTGTTCATCCGGCTCACTTACCTGGATAAGTGCTACATCGACAGGCAGATACCCCTTCTTGAACAACCTTGGAACTTCATAGAAGAAGCATGGTGTATAATCCCCTCTTCCTGAACTTACCGCATCTCTCGTACTTGCACCTACAAAAAGTGAATTGTGTCTAAAATATTTTTCCATTCCGGGCTTGGCATATTCTCCTTTACCCATGGCAACCATGTGTACTATTTCTAAATTTTCGTAGTTTTCTTTATTTTTAACCAATGCATCTATTAATTCTGAAGGTTCTCCAACTGCGTGTGAAAAAACCACCCTGCTGTTTGATTTTATTTTTGAGACAGCCTCTTCTGCATCAACCAATCTACTTTTATATATATCTTCCCAACTCATAAAAAATTATTTCCCCCTTACATATTTAAATACTTTTTTAATAAATTACGGACTTCATCAAAATCATCTTTAGAATTTACAAGTATTTTCTGAAATTTGAATTTAAGTTCACTCTGATCCGCACAGCAGCTGCTGCACCCGCATAAAACTATAACCACATCATAAACTTCACCCGGTCTGGCTATTTGAAAATTAAAATTGAATTTCTCCTTTAAGCTATATAGAAATTCTTTCCTGTCATATTTTGAATTACATCCGCCGCAGTATTTAATTCCTATATTCAAAATCAATCACCCTATGCATGTTTGCTTAATATTTTTCTCGCCATATTCAAGGTATCTTCACTTATATAATCTATGAGTTCAACCCCTTTTATCCCGGAAATTTCTTTCTTTATGGCAGATTCAATTATGTCATGTACAGTATATTTAGCAGAGATACAATTGCCGCACTGTCCCAAAAGTCTTATCTTGACCACGCCATCCTTTATATCGAGAATCTGTACATCACCATTATGGCTGTTCAAATATGGCCTTACCTTTTCATCAATAACCTTGAGCACTTTCTCATTCATAAACGAAACACCTCATTTTCAAGAAGAGGTGAAAACACCTCTCCTCCTAATCTTCTATTCTGGCTATAGCCTTTGCAAGCTTTTTCTTCTGTGCTAAATTGCCCTGTCTTGATATCATTATTCTCTGTGCCTGTGGCGAACCTGCACCATGCATTGATTCAGTTCTATATCCCACTGCAGCAGTACCAAGGCTCAAATTCTCTATAAGTCTGAGTATTTTCATTCTGTTTTCCAACGGAACAGATGCAACACCTACAAGATATTTCTTTACATATTTTCCTACCTCTGCACTCTTATAATCCTTTTCAGAAGGCATCGTAACCATCAATCCACCTGCTATATCTTCTGCAAGTCTTACAATCTCATAAGGGAATCTTGTAACATTCTGCTTACATACATTGGCAAGCAAGAGATCTATCTGATAATTTCCTGCTTTTGTAGGATATCCCTCAGCTGAGCATGCAATTCCACATGCATAAAGTGTTTCATTCAAGTGCATCATTTCTATCAGTTTATCCTTTATATGTGATGCCTTTGCTGCCCCATTATACTCGGCAGCTAATGCAGCAGCTCCTATAAGTACATCTCCGACTCCTACTTTACATCCACCATAACTCTGTCTATGATATCCTGCAAATCTTTCTACCAGCATTCCTGCATATTCAGTTTCACCATTCAAGAATATCCTGTCATTTGGAACGAAAACATCATCGAATACCGTCAGAGCTTCTACTCCACCAAAATTCTTGTTACCTACATCTATATCCGCATCTTTTTCAAGTTTTCTCGTATCACAGGACTGCCTTCCAACTATCATGGTTATTCCCTTTGTATCTGTAGGTATTGCAAAGGATATTGCATAATCCTTGTCTTCAGGTCTCATTGCAATAGTAGGCATTACAAGTACTTCATGAGAATTGCATATACCTGTCTGGTGAGCTTTTGCTCCTCTTACAACTACTCCATCCGGTCTTCTTTCTACAACTCTTAAATATAAATCAGGATCAACCTGTTTGCTTGGTGACAATCCTCTGTCTCCCTTTGGATCTGTCATTGCACCGTCAACTGTCAAATCATTTTCCTGAACATATGCCAAAAATTTTTTAAAGTTTTCAAAATAATTTGTATTATACTGTTTGTCTACTTCAAAAGTAGTACTATATACGGCATTGAAGGAATCCATACCTACACATCTCTGAAAACACGCAGCAGTCTTTTGTCCACACAATCTCTGCATTTTAACTTTCTTTACTAGATCTTCAGCACTTTGGTGCAAATTAGTAAATCTATTTATTTTCTTGCCTGTTATATTTGATTTTACAGTC
Proteins encoded in this region:
- a CDS encoding acetyl-CoA hydrolase/transferase family protein — translated: MSWEDIYKSRLVDAEEAVSKIKSNSRVVFSHAVGEPSELIDALVKNKENYENLEIVHMVAMGKGEYAKPGMEKYFRHNSLFVGASTRDAVSSGRGDYTPCFFYEVPRLFKKGYLPVDVALIQVSEPDEHGYCSFGVSNDYTKPAAESAKLVIAEVNKNMPRTLGDSFIHVSNIDYMVEVSHPLIELKPAKLGEVEKSIGRYCASLIEDGSTLQLGIGAIPDAVLMFLKDKKDLGIHSEMISDGVVELVEAGVINNSRKTLHPGKIIVTFLMGTRKLYDFVDNNPMVETYPVDYVNNPLVIMKNSKMVSINSCVQVDLMGQVCSESIGLKQISGVGGQVDFVRGTDMAEDGKSIIAIPSTASHGKVSRIVPLLDTGAAVTTSRNEVDYIITEYGIAHLRGKTLKDRARALINIAYPDFRESLEEEFEKRFNCKI
- a CDS encoding NifU family protein — encoded protein: MNEKVLKVIDEKVRPYLNSHNGDVQILDIKDGVVKIRLLGQCGNCISAKYTVHDIIESAIKKEISGIKGVELIDYISEDTLNMARKILSKHA
- a CDS encoding 4-hydroxyphenylacetate 3-hydroxylase family protein, with the protein product MSLMTGEEYVESLRKLKLNVYYLGEKIDNPVDNPVLRPSLNSVKMTYDLAQDPQYEDLMTVKSNITGKKINRFTNLHQSAEDLVKKVKMQRLCGQKTAACFQRCVGMDSFNAVYSTTFEVDKQYNTNYFENFKKFLAYVQENDLTVDGAMTDPKGDRGLSPSKQVDPDLYLRVVERRPDGVVVRGAKAHQTGICNSHEVLVMPTIAMRPEDKDYAISFAIPTDTKGITMIVGRQSCDTRKLEKDADIDVGNKNFGGVEALTVFDDVFVPNDRIFLNGETEYAGMLVERFAGYHRQSYGGCKVGVGDVLIGAAALAAEYNGAAKASHIKDKLIEMMHLNETLYACGIACSAEGYPTKAGNYQIDLLLANVCKQNVTRFPYEIVRLAEDIAGGLMVTMPSEKDYKSAEVGKYVKKYLVGVASVPLENRMKILRLIENLSLGTAAVGYRTESMHGAGSPQAQRIMISRQGNLAQKKKLAKAIARIED